The following proteins come from a genomic window of Canis aureus isolate CA01 chromosome 3, VMU_Caureus_v.1.0, whole genome shotgun sequence:
- the ANKRD11 gene encoding ankyrin repeat domain-containing protein 11 isoform X5 — translation MESRRTRTQMPPAQSMSWYCKAGSLLEGPWHEMEVPRSKKKEKQGPERKRIKKEPVTRKAGLLFGMGLSGIRAGYPLSERQQVALLMQMTAEESANSPVDTTPKHPSQSTVCQKGTPNSASKTKDKVNKRNERGETRLHRAAIRGDARRIKELIGEGADVNVKDFAGWTALHEACNRGYYDVAKQLLAAGAEVNTKGLDDDTPLHDAANNGHYKVVKLLLRYGGNPQQSNRKGETPLKVANSPTMVNLLLGKGTYTSSEESSTESSEEEDAPSFAPSSSVDGNNTDSEFEKGLKHKAKNPEPQKTVTPVKDEYEFDEDDEQDRVPPVDDKHLLKKDYRKETKSNSFISIPKMEVKSYTKNNTIAPKKAAHRILSDTSDEEDVGVTVGTGEKLRLSAHTILPSNKTREPSNSKQQKEKNKVKKKRKKETKGKEVRFGKRNDKFCSSESESESSESGEDDGDSVGSSGCLKESPLVLKDPSLFSSLSASSTSSHGSSAAQKHNPSHADPHAKHWRTDNWKTISSPAWSEVSSLSDSTRTRLTSESDCSSDGSSVESLKPVRKKQEHRKRGGLQSTLSEKKNSFHTSVDGAIPKLDKEGKVVKKHKTKHKHKNKEKGLCSAGQELKLKSFTYEYEDSKQRSDKAILLDNDVSNDNKLKALKHDREHLKKEERLGKVKAEEKEWLFKDEMLKVSKDEKSLRRIKDMSRSFREEKERLNKAEKEKLVKEKSPKEEKLRLYKEERKKKSKDRPSKLEKKNDFKEDRLSKEKEKTFKEEKEKLKKEKVYKEDSSAFDEYCNKSQFLENEDTKFSLSDDQQDRWFSDLSDSSFDFKGDDSWDSPVTDYRDVKSDPVARLILETVKEDSKDKKRENRGREKRDYGDKRNDRDAFFRKKDRECLDKSCERRKEPMEKHKGVTSCLPEKDKKRRESAEGGRDRKDPLESIKERRDGRAKPDEAYREELKELAGEAGFKDRPDCDFGKGLEPWERLHPAREKEKKDRGKGDKYRDKSGDKDKSEKSILEKCPKDKEFDKCFKEKKDAKEKHKDTHGKDKERKASLDQVKEKREKTFPGLLSEDFPEKKDEKKGKEKSWYIADIFTDESEDEKDEYAASALRLGEAGDVARADGPTDTERPRKHSAERQHTDKKDRELREKKKEKGAPDGARDKREKVPEKHKDKKEKEPAEKYKDRKDRTSVDSTQEKKNKQKPPEKVERRPVAEDKTKGRHRERPDKEHCRDRKASRSAEAEKSLLEKLEEEALHAYREDSNDKASEVSSDSFTDRGQEPGLSALLEVSFTEPTEDKVKDKERHRHSSSSSKKSHDRERVKKDKSEKREKSDDYKDSGGRKDPIQYDKDFSDADAYGLPYGAKADTEDGLEKALELFSTEKKEKNDSEREPSKKIEKELKPYGSSAASALKEKRRREKHREKWRDEREKHRDRHGDGLLRHHKDEQRPAARDKDAPPNPLRDRSREDSLKLSEARLKEKFKDNPEKEKGDPAKVSNGEKLPVSRDPGKRDARPREKLLGDGDLMMTSFERMLSQKDLEVEERHKRHKERMKQMEKMRHRSGDPKLKERMKPAEDARKKSLDVPPKKPLALDPALKDKKLRESAPAPAAPENKPHPGPAVDTRDWLAGPHMKEVLPASPRPDQGRPTGVPTPASVVSCPSYEEAMHTPRTPSCSADDYSDLMFDCTDPQPVSSTSTSACSPSFFDRFSVAASGISETASQTPTRPLCTSLYRSVSVDIRRTPEEEFSTGDKLFRQQSVPTASSYDSPGQHLEDKAPGPPGPAEKFACLSPGYYSPDYGIPSPKADALHCPPAAVVNVTPSPEGAFSGLQAKSPPPHRDELLAPSMEGALPPDLGIPLDATEDQQATAAIIPPEPSYLEPLDEGPFSTVITEEPVEWAHPAASEQGLSCSLIGGAPENPVSWPVGPDLLLKSPQRLPESPQHFCPTEALHPAAPGPFGTTEPPYPGSPDAYPLSATEPGLEGAKGDEVEAVPASVSTPEEPAPFAAASRLEPFFTNCKPLPEAPADVAAEPSCLTTVTQVEALGPIESNFLENGHDLSALSQVEPVPWPDGFPNSEDDLDLGPFSLPELPPLQAKDVSDVETEPVEETALAPPEDAPAGPPVVPSGGDIPASAAEEQPVLPPDSVAPRLPTEPEPPEEPQPDAMLEATVEAGTVSEGRVPEDSDSSLGPAAAPLEQPPPGSGEEEAEGQDLTAASHSVPDTPVDGMAQAHAVDGAGPLDSASLEGPLGSVQPEVTEPEPKPAAEAPKAPKVEEIPQRMTRNRAQMLANQNKQSSPPSEKEPAPAPAPRAKGRCCEEDDPQAQHPRKRRFQRSSQQLQQQMNTSTQQTREVIQQTLAAIVDAIKLDDIEPYHSDRSNPYFEYLQIRKKIEEKRKILCYITPQAPQCYAEYVTYTGSYLLDGKPLSKLHIPVIAPPPSLAEPLKELFKQQEAVRGKLRLQHSIEREKLIVSCEQEILRVHCRAARTIANQAVPFSACTMLLDSEVYNMPLESQGDENKSVRDRFNARQFISWLQDVDDKYDRMKTCLLMRQQHEAAALNAVQRMEWQLKVQELDPAGHKSLCVNEVPSFYVPMVDVNDDFVLLPA, via the exons ATGCCTCCAGCTCAGTCCATGTCGTGGTACTGCAAGGCTGGTTCGCTCCTCGAAGGGCCATGGCATGAAATGGAGGTCCCTAGAAGCAAGAAGAAAG agaagcagggtcctgAGCGGAAGAGGATTAAGAAGGAGCCTGTCACCCGAAAGGCTGGACTGCTGTTTGGCATGGGGCTCTCTGGGATCCGAGCCGGCTACCCCCTCTCCGAGCGCCAGCAGGTGGCTCTCCTCATGCAGATGACTGCCGAGGAGTCTGCCAACAGCCCAG TAGACACAACACCAAAGCACCCCTCCCAGTCGACAGTGTGTCAGAAGGGGACGCCTAACTCTGCCtcaaaaaccaaagacaaagtgAACAAGCGAAACGAGCGTGGAGAGACCCGCCTGCACCGCGCAGCCATCCGCGGGGATGCCCGGCGCATCAAAGAGCTGATTGGAGAGGGCGCAGACGTCAACGTCAAGGATTTTGCAG GCTGGACAGCACTGCACGAGGCGTGTAACCGGGGCTACTACGATGTCGCCAAGCAGCTGCTGGCCGCAGGCGCGGAAGTGAACACCAAGGGCCTGGATGATGACACGCCCCTGCACGACGCTGCCAACAATGGGCACTATAAG GTGGTGAAGCTGTTGTTACGCTATGGAGGAAACCCTCAGCAGAGCAACAGAAAAGGCGAGACGCCACTAAAGGTGGCCAACTCCCCAACCATGGTGAATCTCCTGCTGGGCAAGGGAACCTACACGTCCAGTGAGGAGAGCTCAACCG AGAGCTCAGAGGAGGAGGACGCCCCGTCATTCGCACCTTCTAGCTCCGTTGATGGCAATAACACAGACTCTGAATTTGAGAAAGGCCTGAAGCACAAGGCTAAGAACCCGGAGCCCCAGAAAACTGTGACACCTGTCAAGGACGAGTACGAGTTTGATGAGGATGATGAGCAAGACAGAGTCCCTCCAGTAGATGACAAACACTTACTGAAAAAGGAttacagaaaagaaactaaatcaaatagttttatttctatacccaaaatggaagtgaaaagttACACTAAAAATAACACAATAGCACCAAAGAAAGCGGCTCATCGCATCTTGTCAGACACGTCGGATGAGGAGGACGTTGGTGTCACTGTGGGGACAGGAGAGAAGCTGAGGCTTTCGGCACACACGATCCTGCCCAGTAACAAAACACGGGAACCTTCCAACTCCaagcagcagaaggaaaaaaataaagtgaaaaagaagcgaaagaaagaaacaaaaggcaaagaagTGCGATTTGGGAAGAGGAATGACAAGTTCTGTTCATCAGAGTCAGAGAGCGAGTCCTCAGAGAGCGGCGAGGACGACGGGGACTCGGTGGGGAGCTCCGGCTGCCTCAAGGAGTCCCCGCTGGTGCTGAAGGACCCCTCCCTGTTCAGCTCCCTGTCTGCCTCCTCCACCTCGTCTCACGGGAGCTCTGCTGCCCAGAAGCATAACCCCAGCCATGCAGACCCACACGCCAAGCACTGGCGGACAGACAATTGGAAAACCATTTCCTCTCCTGCCTGGTCGGAGGTCAGCTCTTTATCAGACTCCACAAGGACGAGACTGACGAGCGAGTCTGATTGCTCCTCTGACGGCTCCAGTGTGGAGTCGCTGAAGCCcgtgaggaagaagcaggagcaTAGGAAGAGGGGTGGCCTGCAGAGCACGCTGTCAGAGAAGAAGAACTCTTTTCACACCAGCGTGGATGGTGCCATTCCCAAGCTGGACAAGGAGGGCAAAGTTGTCAAGAAACACAAAAcgaaacacaaacacaaaaacaaggaGAAGGGGCTGTGCTCGGCTGGTCAGGAGCTTAAGCTGAAGAGCTTCACGTATGAGTATGAGGACTCAAAGCAGAGGTCGGATAAGGCCATCCTTCTGGACAACGACGTTTCCAACGACAACAAGCTGAAAGCCCTGAAGCACGACCGGGAGCATCTCAAGAAGGAGGAGAGACTTGGCAAAGtaaaggcagaggagaaggagtgGCTCTTCAAAGACGAGATGCTCAAGGTTTCCAAGGATGAAAAATCCCTGAGAAGAATCAAAGATATGAGCAGGTCTTTCCGAGAAGAGAAGGAGCGCTTGAATAaagcagaaaaggagaaattagTGAAGGAAAAGTCTCCAAAAGAGGAAAAACTGCGACTGtacaaagaggaaaggaagaaaaagtccaAAGACAGGCCCTCAAAGTTAGAGAAAAAGAATGACTTTAAGGAGGACAGACTttcaaaggagaaggagaagactttcaaagaagagaaagaaaaactcaaaaaagaaaaggtttataAGGAAGACTCGTCCGCCTTTGATGAATACTGTAACAAAAGTCAGTTTCTGGAGAACGAAGACACCAAGTTCAGCCTCTCTGATGACCAACAGGACAGGTGGTTTTCTGACTTGTCCGACTCCTCCTTCGACTTCAAAGGGGATGACAGCTGGGACTCTCCAGTGACGGACTACAGGGATGTGAAGAGTGACCCTGTGGCCAGGCTAATCCTGGAGACAGTCAAAGAGGACAGCAAGGATAAGAAGCGAGAGAACAGGGGCCGCGAGAAGCGAGACTATGGGGACAAGCGGAATGACAGGGATGCCTTCTTCAGGAAGAAGGACAGGGAATGTCTGGACAAGAGCTGCGAGAGGAGGAAGGAGCCAATGGAGAAGCACAAAGGCGTCACCAGCTGCCTCCCCGAGAAGGACAAGAAGAGGAGGGAATCTGCCGAGGGTGGACGGGACAGGAAGGACCCCCTTGAGAGTATCAAGGAGCGGAGGGATGGCCGGGCTAAGCCCGATGAGGCATACCGCGAGGAGCTCAAGGAGCTGGCGGGTGAGGCTGGCTTCAAGGACAGGCCTGACTGCGACTTTGGAAAGGGCCTAGAGCCCTGGGAAAGGCTCCATCCAGCccgagagaaggagaagaaggacagagggaagggggaTAAATACAGAGACAAGTCCGGCGACAAAGATAAAAGTGAAAAGTCTATCCTTGAGAAATGTCCGAAGGACAAGGAATTTGATAAatgtttcaaagagaaaaaagatgccaAGGAGAAGCATAAAGATACACACGGCAAAGACAAGGAGAGGAAAGCATCTCTCGACCAAGttaaggagaaaagggagaagactTTCCCTGGGCTGCTCTCCGAGGACTTCCCTGAGAAGAAAGACGAGAAGAAGGGTAAGGAGAAGAGCTGGTATATCGCAGACATCTTCACTGACGAGAGTGAGGACGAGAAAGATGAGTACGCGGCCAGCGCACTCAGGCTCGGAGAGGCCGGTGATGTGGCGCGGGCAGATGGCCCCACAGACACTGAGCGGCCCCGGAAGCACTCTGCTGAGCGGCAGCACACAGACAAGAAGGACCGGGAACTccgagagaagaaaaaggagaagggagCTCCAGATGGGGCCAGggacaagagagagaaagttcCCGAGAAGCACAAGgacaaaaaggagaaagagcCTGCAGAGAAGTACAAGGACAGGAAGGACCGCACATCGGTGGACTCCACACAGGAGAAGAAGAACAAACAGAAGCCCCCGGAGAAGGTGGAGAGGAGGCCTGTTGCCGAGGACAAGACCAAGGGCCGGCACCGGGAGAGGCCGGACAAGGAGCACTGCCGTGACAGGAAGGCATCAAGGAGTGCCGAGGCTGAGAAAAGCCTGCTGgagaagctggaagaggaggCCCTGCACGCCTACAGGGAGGACTCCAATGATAAGGCCAGTGAGGTGTCCTCGGACAGCTTCACTGACCGTGGGCAGGAGCCTGGCCTCAGCGCCCTCCTAGAGGTGTCCTTCACGGAGCCCACCGAGGACAAGGTCAAGGACAAGGAGAGGCACAGACACTCTTCATCTTCGTCCAAGAAAAGCCACGATCGAGAGAGAGTCAAGAAAGACAAatctgagaagagagaaaagagcgATGACTACAAGGACTCCGGTGGCAGGAAGGACCCCATCCAGTATGATAAGGACTTCTCTGATGCTGATGCTTACGGGCTCCCTTATGGCGCAAAAGCTGACACAGAGGACGGGTTAGAGAAAGCCCTTGAGCTCTTCTCcacagagaagaaggagaaaaatgattcTGAAAGAGAGCCGTCcaagaaaatagagaaggagCTGAAGCCCTATGGGTCGAGTGCTGCCAGTGCCCtcaaggagaagaggaggagagagaagcaccGGGAGAAGTGGAGGGACGAGCGGGAGAAGCACAGGGACAGGCACGGGGATGGGCTCCTGCGGCATCACAAGGACGAGCAGAGGCCTGCGGCGAGAGACAAGGATGCACCCCCAAACCCGCTCCGAGACAGGTCCAGGGAGGACAGCCTGAAACTCAGCGAGGCCAGACTGAAGGAGAAGTTCAAGGACAATCCGGAGAAAGAGAAGGGTGACCCGGCAAAAGTCAGCAACGGCGAGAAATTGCCAGTGTCCAGAGACCCGGGCAAGAGAGACGCCCGGCCCAGAGAAAAGCTGCTGGGTGATGGCGACCTGATGATGACCAGTTTCGAGCGCATGCTTTCCCAGAAGGACCTGGAGGTCGAGGAGCGCCACAAGCGGCATAAGGAGAGGATGAAGCAGATGGAGAAGATGAGGCACAGGTCTGGAGACCCAAAGCTCAAGGAGAGGATGAAGCCAGCTGAGGACGCACGGAAGAAGAGCCTGGATGTCCCTCCAAAGAAGCCGCTGGCGCTGGACCCCGCCCTGAAGGACAAGAAgctcagggagtctgctcccgCTCCAGCAGCTCCCGAGAACAAGCCCCACCCAGGGCCAGCTGTGGACACCAGGGACTGGTTGGCAGGGCCACACATGAAAGAGGTTCTGCCTGCATCTCCCAGGCCTGACCAAGGCCGGCCCACTGGGGTCCCCACGCCTGCCTCCGTGGTGTCATGCCCCAGCTATGAGGAGGCCATGCACACGCCCAGGACGCCGTCCTGCAGTGCTGATGACTACTCTGACCTCATGTTCGACTGCACAGACCCTCAGCCTGTGTCCAGTACATCCACCAGCGCCTGCTCCCCATCCTTCTTCGACAGGTTCTCAGTGGCAGCAAGCGGGATCTCAGAGACCGCAAGCCAGACGCCCACAAGGCCGTTGTGCACGAGCCTTTATCGTTCGGTCTCTGTCGATATCAGGAGAACCCCTGAGGAAGAGTTCAGCACTGGGGACAAGCTGTTCAGACAGCAGAGCGTGCCCACGGCATCCAGTTATGACTCACCAGGCCAACACCTGGAGGACAAGGCCCCTGGGCCCCCGGGTCCTGCCGAGAAGTTCGCCTGCTTGTCTCCGGGGTACTACTCCCCAGACTATGGCATCCCCTCCCCCAAAGCAGATGCTCTGCACTGCCCACCCGCAGCTGTGGTCAACGTCACCCCCTCCCCAGAGGGTGCCTTCTCTGGTTTACAAGCAAAGTCCCCCCCTCCGCACAGAGATGAACTGTTGGCCCCATCCATGGAGGGAGCCCTTCCCCCTGATTTGGGCATTCCCCTGGATGCCACAGAGGACCAGCAGGCCACTGCCGCCATCATCCCCCCAGAGCCCAGCTACCTGGAGCCACTGGATGAGGGCCCCTTCAGCACGGTCATCACGGAGGAACCCGTCGAGTGGGCACATCCGGCGGCCTCAGAGCAGGGCCTCTCCTGCAGTCTGATTGGGGGCGCCCCTGAGAACCCTGTCAGCTGGCCTGTTGGGCCGGACCTTCTGCTCAAGTCCCCACAGCGGCTCCCAGAGTCCCCGCAGCATTTCTGCCCCACTGAGGCCCTCCAccctgctgccccagggccctTTGGCACCACAGAGCCCCCTTACCCAGGCTCCCCTGACGCGTACCCTCTGTCAGCCACTGAGCCTGGACTTGAGGGCGCCAAGGGTGATGAGGTAGAGGCTGTCCCAGCCTCCGTCTCCACCCCAGAGGAGCCAGCCCCCTTTGCCGCTGCTTCCAGGCTGGAACCTTTCTTTACCAATTGCAAACCGCTTCCAGAAGCACCTGCCGATGTGGCCGCGGAGCCTTCGTGTTTGACCACGGTGACTcaggtggaggctctggggcccaTAGAAAGTAACTTCCTGGAAAATGGGCATGACCTGTCGGCGCTCAGCCAGGTGGAGCCAGTGCCCTGGCCTGATGGATTCCCCAACTCTGAAGACGACTTAGATCTTGGGCCTTTTTCGTTGCCAGAGCTCCCCCCTCTTCAAGCTAAAGATGTTTCTGATGTTGAAACAGAACCTGTAGAAGAGACTGCCCTGGCTCCTCCTGAAGATGCCCCTGCAGGGCCCCCTGTAGTCCCCAGTGGTGGAGACATCCCTGCATCAGCTGCCGAGGAACAGCCTGTGCTGCCTCCTGACTCGGTGGCCCCccggctccccactgagcccgaGCCCCCTGAGGAGCCCCAGCCAGATGCAATGTTGGAAGCCACGGTAGAAGCAGGCACCGTGTCAGAGGGTAGGGTCCCCGAGGACTCAGACTCCAGCCTGGGGCCCGCGGCAGCACCGTTGGAGCAGCCTCCACCAGGGAGTGGAGAGGAGGAGGCCGAGGGCCAGGATCTCACAGCCGCATCCCACAGTGTGCCTGACACCCCTGTGGATGGTATGGCCCAGGCACATGCAGTGGATGGGGCAGGCCCCCTGGATAGTGCCAGTCTCGAGGGGCCTCTGGGCAGCGTCCAGCCTGAAGTGACAGAACCAGAACCCAAACCTGCAGCTGAAGCCCCAAAGGCGCCCAAAGTAGAGGAGATCCCCCAGCGCATGACCAGGAACCGGGCTCAGATGCTAGCCAATCAGAACAAGCAGAGCTCACCTCCCTCGGAGAAGGagcccgcccctgcccctgcccccagagcaaaGGGCCGCTGCTGTGAGGAGGATGACCCCCAGGCCCAGCACCCACGCAAGCGCCGCTTCCAGCGCTCCAGtcagcagctgcagcagcagaTGAACACGTCCACGCAGCAGACACGGGAAGTGATTCAGCAGACCCTGGCTGCCATCGTGGACGCCATCAAGCTGGACGACATCGAGCCCTACCACAGCGACAGGTCCAACCCGTACTTTGAATACCTGCAGATCAGAAAGAAGATCGAGGAGAAGCGCAAGATCCTCTGCTACATCACCCCTCAGGCACCCCAGTGCTACGCCGAGTACGTCACCTACACGGGCTCCTACCTCCTGGACGGCAAGCCACTCAGCAAGCTGCACATCCCCGTG ATtgcgccccctccctccctggcggAGCCCCTGAAGGAGTTGTTCAAGCAGCAGGAGGCTGTGCGGGGGAAGCTGCGTCTGCAGCACAGCATCGAGCGG GAGAAGCTCATTGTCTCCTGCGAGCAGGAGATCCTGCGGGTTCACTGCCGGGCGGCGAGGACCATCGCGAACCAGGCAGTGCCATTCAGCGCCTGCACCATGCTGCTCGACTCTGAGGTCTATAACATGCCTCTGGAAAGTCAG GGGGACGAGAACAAGTCTGTGCGTGACCGGTTCAATGCCCGCCAGTTCATCTCCTGGCTGCAGGACGTGGACGACAAGTATGACCGCATGAAG ACGTGTCTCCTGATGCGGCAACAGCACGAGGCCGCAGCCCTCAACGCTGTGCAGAGGATGGAGTGGCAGCTGAAGGTCCAGGAGCTGGACCCTGCAGGGCACAAATCCCTGTGCGTGAACGAGGTGCCCTCCTTCTACGTGCCCATGGTCGATGTCAATGACGACTTCGTGCTTCTGCCAGCCTGA